The following are encoded together in the Blautia obeum ATCC 29174 genome:
- a CDS encoding recombinase family protein: MAMMNEMEYRTIGSALAGGYRAAVYCRLSKDDDLQGESASIANQRDMLEKYCEKQGWEVVAVYQDDGFTGLNMERPDLQRMLRAIERRQINLVITKDLSRLGRNYLQTGHLIEDFFPRNGVRYIAMNDGIDTLRDNNDIAPFKNILNEMYSKDISKKVHSSYLLKAQKGQFTGCLAPFGYRKDPEDKNHLLIDEETAPIVRLIFGYALNGHGPNYIRRRLEEEKIPCPTWWNRERGLRNTRTKWEKKDPENGRYMWDFSVIKDLLMNPVYTGAIASQKKDYRFKIGTIGEKKPEDWIVVEGQHEPLIDRMSFDIVQNKMKSRQRPGQTDEISLFAGLLKCGECGKSLTVRYTNAKHPQRIYSCKTYNAFGKNHCTQHRIDYDTLYSHVLRKIRECARAALMDGEAVADRLTNTCEAEQREQREAMERSLTRDEERIEVLDKMVMRLYEDMIAGRISEQNFNTMLEKTQTEQTELKAKVSEGRKRLSDEVQLANDAKQWVEAIQEYANITELDAATLNRLIKEIVVHERIDEDKTRHISIEIHFNLKPIPEVEQVTA, encoded by the coding sequence ATGGCTATGATGAACGAAATGGAATACAGAACAATCGGTTCGGCACTTGCCGGGGGCTATCGTGCGGCGGTCTATTGCAGGCTGTCAAAGGACGATGACCTGCAAGGCGAAAGTGCCAGTATCGCCAACCAGCGGGATATGCTGGAAAAATACTGCGAAAAGCAGGGATGGGAGGTTGTGGCAGTCTATCAGGACGATGGCTTCACAGGTCTTAATATGGAGCGTCCTGATTTACAGAGGATGTTGAGAGCTATTGAGCGCAGGCAAATCAACCTTGTCATCACGAAAGACCTCAGCCGACTGGGGCGTAACTATCTGCAAACCGGGCATTTGATTGAGGACTTTTTCCCAAGAAACGGTGTCCGCTATATTGCCATGAATGACGGTATCGACACCCTGCGGGATAACAACGACATCGCCCCGTTCAAGAATATCCTGAATGAGATGTACAGCAAGGATATTTCCAAGAAAGTCCATTCCTCTTATCTTCTGAAAGCGCAGAAAGGACAGTTTACCGGGTGTCTTGCCCCGTTTGGGTATCGGAAAGACCCGGAGGACAAAAACCATCTGCTCATTGACGAGGAAACCGCCCCGATTGTGCGGCTGATTTTCGGATATGCCCTGAACGGTCATGGTCCGAACTATATCCGCAGACGGCTGGAGGAAGAAAAAATCCCCTGCCCCACATGGTGGAACCGGGAACGGGGGCTTCGCAACACCCGAACCAAATGGGAAAAGAAAGACCCGGAAAACGGGCGGTATATGTGGGACTTCTCCGTTATCAAAGACCTTTTGATGAATCCCGTCTACACCGGTGCGATTGCTTCCCAGAAAAAAGACTACCGTTTCAAAATCGGCACAATTGGGGAAAAGAAGCCGGAGGACTGGATTGTGGTGGAGGGACAGCATGAACCGCTGATTGACCGCATGAGCTTTGACATTGTGCAGAACAAGATGAAATCCCGCCAGCGTCCGGGGCAGACCGATGAAATCAGCCTGTTTGCCGGATTGTTAAAATGCGGCGAGTGTGGGAAGTCGCTGACGGTACGCTACACAAACGCAAAACATCCCCAGCGGATTTATTCCTGCAAGACCTACAACGCCTTTGGAAAGAACCACTGCACCCAGCACCGGATTGACTATGACACCCTTTACAGCCATGTGCTGCGGAAAATCCGGGAATGTGCCAGAGCTGCCCTGATGGACGGGGAAGCGGTTGCCGACCGCCTGACCAATACCTGTGAAGCAGAGCAGCGGGAACAGCGGGAAGCAATGGAACGCTCCCTTACAAGGGACGAGGAACGGATTGAGGTTCTGGACAAAATGGTCATGCGGCTTTATGAGGATATGATTGCAGGGCGTATCAGTGAGCAGAATTTCAACACCATGCTGGAAAAGACACAGACCGAGCAGACGGAGCTTAAAGCAAAAGTGTCCGAGGGCAGAAAGCGGCTGTCTGATGAAGTCCAGCTTGCCAATGACGCAAAACAATGGGTGGAAGCCATTCAGGAATATGCCAACATCACAGAGCTGGACGCAGCCACCCTTAACCGCTTAATCAAAGAAATCGTCGTGCATGAACGCATTGACGAAGATAAAACAAGACACATTTCTATCGAAATTCATTTTAATCTCAAACCCATCCCGGAGGTGGAACAGGTCACTGCCTGA
- a CDS encoding VirB6/TrbL-like conjugal transfer protein, CD1112 family: MGGITEKITEFIKDLLTGWITSNLDTMFTDVNTKVETIATEVGKTPQNWNSGIFSMIKNLSDNVIVPIAGMIITFVLCYELISMIMEKNNMHDTDTFMFFKYIFKMWVAVYLVTHTFDIAMAIFDVANHVVSNAGGMITGSASIDVTEALKTLLETQIEDMGIGELLGLGLETMLVSLCLKIISVLITVILYGRMIEIYLYVSVAPIPFSTFTNREWGSIGNNYVKALLALGFQGFFMMVCVAIYAVLVNAITVADNLHTAIWSVAAYTVILCFSLFKTSSLAKSIFNAH; the protein is encoded by the coding sequence ATGGGTGGAATAACCGAAAAAATAACAGAGTTCATAAAGGATCTGCTAACAGGCTGGATCACATCAAACCTGGATACCATGTTCACCGATGTAAATACCAAAGTAGAAACGATTGCTACAGAGGTTGGGAAAACACCCCAAAATTGGAACAGTGGCATTTTTTCCATGATAAAAAATCTGTCGGATAATGTCATTGTCCCCATTGCGGGGATGATTATTACATTTGTACTGTGTTATGAGCTGATTTCCATGATTATGGAAAAAAACAATATGCACGATACGGATACGTTTATGTTTTTCAAATACATTTTTAAGATGTGGGTAGCGGTATATCTGGTTACTCATACTTTTGATATTGCGATGGCAATTTTTGATGTAGCGAATCATGTGGTATCCAATGCTGGCGGTATGATAACCGGTTCCGCATCTATTGATGTTACAGAAGCATTGAAAACGCTTCTTGAAACGCAGATTGAAGATATGGGAATCGGAGAATTACTGGGGCTTGGTCTGGAAACGATGCTGGTCAGTTTATGTCTAAAAATCATATCAGTCCTGATTACCGTCATTTTATATGGACGAATGATAGAAATATATCTTTATGTCTCTGTGGCACCTATTCCGTTTTCAACATTTACGAACAGGGAATGGGGAAGTATTGGAAATAATTACGTGAAGGCATTATTAGCGTTGGGATTCCAGGGATTTTTTATGATGGTATGTGTTGCGATTTATGCAGTTCTGGTAAATGCTATTACAGTTGCGGATAATCTTCATACAGCTATCTGGTCAGTTGCAGCATATACAGTTATTTTATGTTTCAGCCTGTTTAAGACCAGTTCCCTGGCAAAATCAATCTTCAATGCACATTAG
- a CDS encoding VirB4-like conjugal transfer ATPase, CD1110 family gives MIKAENQKKRKPFTAQDTIPYKEIYKDGISRTDDNYYSKMVQFYDINYQLAQNDDKAAIFENYCEFLNSFDSSVEVQITFLNQQVNFDEYAKNIDIPEQDDCFNDIRKEYSDMLKMQLSKGNNGLVKTKYITFSIKADNLRNAKSRLERIEASVLNNFKVMGAMAEPLNGVERLKILHDVMNMDTKESFHFHYGMVAKTGLQTKDFIAPTGFDFRNDSYFRMGQTFGCVSYLQITSPELTDKLLADLLDLEENLIINMHLRPIDPKAAIKSLKSTLSNIQKMKIEEQKKAVRSGYDMDIIPTDISTYGEDVEGLLNEIQSRNEKLFELTFLLMNTADNKRKLDNIVYQTAGIAQKYNCNIRRLQYQQEQGLVASLPLGMNQTGIQRIMTTTSTAIFVPFTTQELFQGGEALYYGLNALSNNLIMVDRKRLKTPNGLILGTPGSGKSFATKREILNVFLITDDDIIICDPEGEYFPLVNALNGEVIKISAKSNDYINPMEVNLDVIYHPEKYRINGDVEDIDTIIADKAEFITSFCEVIMKKPQNAELNGDEVSMIDLCVKDIYKKYLYNDPKPENMPTLQDFYERLNFYAPDKPAAQNIANSLQLYVTGSQNVFNHRSNVDTQNRVVCFDIRELGTTLRKAGMLIVQHMVWTRVSQNRSRRKSTRYYVDEFHLLLNQPQTANYSIEMWKRFRKWGGIITGISQNVTDFLGSLAVESIVGNSDFILMLNQHSGDQKILAEKLNISKHQISFVNNSNAGEGLLFYGNVIIPFADRYPQDTRTYALMSTKPDEIQT, from the coding sequence ATGATAAAAGCGGAGAATCAGAAGAAGAGGAAGCCTTTTACAGCGCAGGATACGATTCCATATAAGGAAATATATAAGGATGGTATCAGCAGGACAGATGATAACTATTATTCAAAGATGGTGCAGTTCTACGATATAAATTACCAGTTAGCGCAGAATGATGATAAAGCGGCTATTTTTGAGAACTATTGTGAGTTCCTGAATTCATTTGACAGCTCTGTTGAGGTACAAATTACATTTCTTAATCAACAGGTGAATTTTGATGAGTATGCAAAAAATATTGATATTCCAGAGCAGGATGACTGTTTCAATGATATTCGGAAAGAATATTCGGATATGTTGAAAATGCAGCTTTCCAAAGGAAATAATGGGCTTGTAAAAACAAAATATATTACATTTTCCATTAAGGCGGATAATCTGCGAAATGCAAAATCCAGGCTGGAGAGAATTGAAGCCAGTGTGTTGAATAATTTTAAGGTGATGGGAGCCATGGCAGAGCCTTTAAATGGGGTAGAACGTCTGAAAATTCTGCATGATGTGATGAATATGGACACAAAAGAATCTTTCCATTTCCATTATGGGATGGTTGCAAAAACAGGTCTGCAGACAAAAGACTTTATTGCACCTACCGGATTTGATTTTCGCAATGACAGCTATTTTCGGATGGGACAGACTTTTGGATGCGTGTCATATTTACAGATTACATCACCAGAACTTACGGATAAACTGCTGGCAGATCTGCTGGATCTGGAAGAGAATCTTATCATCAATATGCACCTGCGTCCAATTGATCCCAAGGCAGCTATTAAAAGCCTGAAAAGTACGCTGTCAAATATTCAGAAAATGAAAATTGAAGAACAGAAGAAAGCGGTCAGAAGCGGATATGATATGGATATTATTCCAACGGACATTTCTACATACGGAGAGGATGTGGAGGGATTGCTCAATGAAATCCAGTCCAGGAATGAGAAACTTTTTGAACTTACTTTTTTGCTGATGAATACAGCGGACAATAAGAGAAAACTGGACAATATTGTGTATCAGACTGCAGGAATCGCCCAGAAATATAATTGCAATATACGGAGACTTCAATATCAGCAGGAACAGGGACTTGTGGCATCACTACCACTGGGAATGAACCAGACTGGAATACAGAGAATTATGACTACGACTTCTACAGCAATCTTTGTTCCGTTTACCACACAGGAACTTTTCCAAGGCGGTGAAGCTCTTTACTATGGCTTAAATGCACTGTCAAACAATCTCATTATGGTGGATCGGAAACGATTGAAAACACCTAACGGCCTGATTTTGGGTACTCCTGGTTCCGGTAAGAGTTTTGCAACGAAAAGAGAAATTCTCAATGTTTTCCTGATTACAGACGATGACATTATTATCTGTGACCCGGAGGGAGAATATTTTCCGCTGGTAAATGCCTTAAATGGTGAAGTTATTAAAATCAGTGCAAAAAGTAATGATTACATCAATCCTATGGAAGTGAACCTGGATGTTATTTATCATCCGGAGAAATACAGGATTAATGGCGATGTGGAGGATATTGATACCATTATTGCTGATAAAGCAGAGTTTATCACATCTTTCTGCGAGGTCATTATGAAGAAACCTCAAAATGCAGAATTAAATGGTGATGAGGTTTCCATGATTGACCTGTGTGTAAAAGACATTTATAAAAAATATCTTTACAATGATCCAAAACCGGAAAATATGCCGACTCTGCAGGATTTCTATGAACGTCTGAACTTTTATGCACCAGATAAACCAGCAGCACAGAACATTGCCAACAGTCTGCAGTTGTATGTAACAGGATCGCAGAATGTATTTAACCATCGAAGTAATGTCGATACGCAGAACAGAGTGGTATGCTTTGATATCCGGGAACTTGGAACCACACTACGAAAAGCAGGGATGTTGATTGTCCAGCATATGGTTTGGACAAGAGTATCACAGAACCGCAGTCGCAGGAAATCAACCCGTTATTATGTGGATGAATTTCACCTTTTGCTGAACCAGCCACAGACTGCTAATTATTCTATTGAAATGTGGAAGAGATTTCGTAAGTGGGGTGGAATCATTACAGGAATCAGTCAGAATGTAACAGATTTTCTTGGCTCTCTGGCAGTAGAAAGTATTGTGGGAAACAGTGATTTTATCCTGATGTTAAATCAGCACAGCGGGGATCAGAAGATCCTTGCGGAGAAATTGAATATTTCCAAGCATCAGATTTCTTTTGTAAATAACAGTAATGCAGGAGAAGGGCTGCTTTTTTACGGAAATGTAATCATACCTTTTGCAGACAGATATCCGCAGGATACCAGAACCTATGCTTTGATGAGTACTAAACCGGATGAGATTCAGACTTAA
- a CDS encoding PrgI family protein, producing MAYVPVPKDFSKIKTKLALNLTKRQIICFSLAGICGVPVYLLTKAGLGTDVAATLMIIVMLPFFFFAMYEKDGFPAEKILLHIIRQKFLRPGIRVYRSQNLYDRIIEYDKLEKEGAWLEKKAKEAREARNPFHFLKKADRKK from the coding sequence ATGGCATATGTTCCAGTGCCGAAAGATTTTTCAAAAATAAAGACAAAATTAGCACTGAATTTAACTAAAAGACAAATTATATGTTTTTCTCTGGCAGGAATTTGTGGTGTTCCGGTCTATTTGCTGACAAAAGCAGGACTGGGAACAGATGTGGCAGCAACGCTTATGATCATAGTGATGCTGCCATTTTTCTTTTTTGCAATGTATGAAAAGGATGGATTTCCAGCAGAGAAAATATTGCTTCACATTATCCGGCAGAAATTTTTAAGACCTGGAATCAGGGTCTATCGTTCCCAAAACTTATATGACCGGATTATAGAGTACGATAAATTAGAGAAAGAGGGTGCATGGCTTGAGAAAAAGGCAAAAGAAGCCAGGGAAGCGAGAAATCCGTTCCATTTCCTTAAAAAAGCAGACCGAAAAAAATAA
- a CDS encoding CD1108 family mobile element protein has product MGKQKYTAKEKKVSRMTRNGLVEENLATKETRKVTNSDQELPYKQKDVEQAFITSEKKKNSHKKAEKKQFSEKVQEGNPAKKEEAANSPPGKRKTQGRYRYRDKPAGVSVDSAVEIRERKEKHRSQYQRQKKKQQRLQFGKLETDGSLKKEKKTSAETDGGHFQAEKNDVSTNRKKGKQKYSRKTIKTYQEVDKAARKQEAERQNKIPKDSVYTKKTNEEQKAKVKYHLYFDKKTGKTDGKKKTLSSVPKKALKNAVYQKAGEDEEENSAVDAAHKLVRSGEWILQEHSSRNIRKNRSQIHKENRLEQRAWKSASRYQYQKYLEEHPEMQKKLIRKLIQKQRIKREYQMAYRAGKIAKETKDTSIRSVNLATKIARKAQEVFVRNVTTLISMGLLLILLLSVMTGFASCSAMFSNGISTVIASSYIADPDEIEKAELYYTQLEASLQQKINQMEARYPGKDEYRYNIGEIGHDPHTLISYLTARYGDFKFDEIKGELETIFSLQYGITVEEKSETRQETSTIQVGQSLGNVVTSGYCNCPICCGVWSGGPTASGAMPQANHTLAVDAANPFLPMGTKVVMNGIEYTVEDTGNFAQYGVQFDVYYDNHAVAEAHGHQTWECFLAEGNQNSVEVTRTVTADVLNVSVQAKPLRSVILSRMEEDEQEIYEEVYSNRGNLQTYKTPVELNWYAYISTYYGYSVNNGTGQTQLHRGVTVNVRQGTEVKSAMNGFVVDVGYSGTFGNYVVTQDKKGVQIKYAYLQSISVANGQEVTTDTVIGTTGSTGSATGSQLYLELVKDGEYYNPVFYISTGDSGLYGGGGSYDDETVRRLFAEADKYLGMPYVWGGSSPETSFDCSGFVSYVFTNSGVCNMGRLTAQGIYDICMPVSPEEARPGDIIFFTGTYDAGEPVTHVGIYAGDGQMIHCGNPIQYTSINSAYWQSHFYAFGRP; this is encoded by the coding sequence TTGGGAAAACAAAAATATACGGCGAAAGAGAAGAAAGTCAGCCGTATGACCAGAAATGGTCTGGTTGAGGAAAATCTTGCAACAAAGGAGACCAGAAAAGTTACAAACAGCGATCAGGAGTTGCCTTATAAACAGAAGGATGTAGAACAGGCATTTATTACTTCTGAAAAGAAGAAAAACTCTCATAAAAAAGCTGAAAAGAAACAATTTTCCGAAAAAGTTCAGGAGGGAAATCCTGCCAAAAAAGAAGAGGCTGCAAACAGTCCTCCGGGAAAACGAAAAACACAGGGACGGTACAGATATCGGGACAAGCCTGCAGGTGTATCTGTGGATTCAGCGGTAGAAATACGTGAGCGCAAAGAAAAACACAGGAGCCAGTATCAGCGACAGAAAAAGAAACAGCAGAGACTGCAGTTTGGAAAACTGGAGACAGATGGAAGTCTGAAGAAAGAAAAGAAAACTTCGGCTGAAACAGATGGAGGACATTTTCAGGCAGAGAAGAATGATGTTTCTACAAACCGAAAAAAAGGAAAGCAGAAATATAGCCGAAAAACAATAAAAACTTATCAGGAAGTGGATAAGGCTGCAAGAAAACAGGAAGCTGAGAGGCAGAACAAAATTCCGAAAGATTCTGTTTATACCAAGAAAACAAATGAGGAACAGAAAGCAAAGGTAAAGTACCATTTATATTTCGACAAAAAAACAGGGAAAACGGATGGTAAAAAGAAAACCTTGTCTTCTGTTCCAAAGAAAGCATTAAAAAATGCAGTATATCAGAAAGCAGGCGAAGACGAAGAGGAAAACAGTGCTGTAGATGCAGCACATAAGCTGGTGCGTTCAGGTGAGTGGATATTACAGGAACATAGCAGTAGAAATATCCGGAAGAACCGCAGTCAGATACATAAAGAAAACCGTTTAGAGCAAAGAGCCTGGAAGAGTGCATCCAGGTATCAATATCAGAAATATCTGGAAGAACATCCAGAGATGCAGAAAAAGCTGATCAGAAAATTAATACAGAAGCAGAGGATTAAGCGAGAGTATCAGATGGCATACCGGGCTGGGAAGATTGCAAAAGAAACAAAAGACACCTCAATCCGGTCAGTAAATCTTGCTACTAAAATTGCAAGAAAGGCACAGGAAGTATTTGTAAGAAATGTAACTACTCTGATCTCAATGGGGTTGTTATTGATTTTGCTTCTTTCCGTAATGACAGGATTTGCTTCCTGTTCGGCTATGTTTTCTAATGGAATTTCTACGGTAATCGCTTCCAGTTACATTGCGGATCCGGACGAAATTGAAAAAGCAGAGTTGTATTATACGCAGTTGGAAGCCAGTCTTCAACAGAAAATAAACCAGATGGAAGCCCGGTATCCAGGAAAAGATGAATACAGATATAACATTGGTGAAATCGGCCATGATCCCCATACATTGATCAGTTATCTGACTGCCAGGTATGGGGATTTTAAGTTTGATGAGATAAAAGGAGAACTGGAAACAATTTTTTCTTTACAGTACGGAATCACCGTAGAGGAAAAAAGTGAAACCCGGCAGGAAACATCTACAATACAGGTAGGGCAGTCATTGGGAAATGTTGTGACCAGTGGATACTGTAACTGTCCTATCTGCTGTGGCGTGTGGAGTGGAGGACCAACTGCTTCAGGGGCAATGCCACAGGCTAATCATACGCTTGCGGTTGATGCTGCAAACCCATTTCTTCCAATGGGGACGAAAGTAGTGATGAATGGGATTGAGTACACCGTAGAAGATACTGGAAACTTTGCCCAGTATGGTGTCCAGTTTGATGTTTATTATGATAATCACGCAGTAGCTGAGGCACATGGTCATCAGACCTGGGAATGTTTTCTGGCAGAGGGCAATCAGAACTCTGTGGAAGTTACCCGTACAGTAACTGCAGATGTACTGAATGTTTCTGTTCAGGCAAAACCGCTTAGAAGTGTTATTCTGTCCAGAATGGAAGAGGATGAGCAGGAAATTTATGAAGAGGTCTATTCCAACAGAGGAAATTTACAGACATATAAAACTCCGGTTGAGTTAAACTGGTATGCCTATATCAGTACCTATTATGGGTATTCTGTAAACAATGGAACCGGGCAGACACAACTTCACAGAGGTGTGACGGTTAATGTACGACAGGGGACAGAAGTGAAGTCAGCGATGAATGGTTTTGTTGTAGATGTAGGATATAGCGGAACTTTTGGAAATTATGTAGTTACGCAGGATAAAAAAGGTGTGCAGATTAAATACGCTTATCTGCAGAGCATTTCGGTAGCAAATGGTCAGGAAGTAACAACAGATACTGTAATTGGTACAACGGGAAGTACAGGAAGTGCAACCGGAAGCCAGTTATATTTGGAACTGGTCAAAGATGGGGAATATTATAATCCTGTTTTTTATATCAGTACCGGAGATAGCGGGCTGTATGGTGGAGGCGGCAGTTATGATGATGAGACTGTGCGGAGATTATTTGCGGAAGCAGACAAATATCTTGGTATGCCGTATGTATGGGGCGGTTCCAGCCCGGAGACTTCTTTTGACTGTTCTGGTTTTGTAAGCTATGTGTTTACCAATTCGGGTGTCTGCAATATGGGAAGACTTACTGCACAGGGAATTTATGACATTTGTATGCCTGTATCACCAGAAGAAGCAAGGCCAGGAGATATTATCTTTTTCACTGGGACGTATGATGCGGGAGAGCCGGTTACCCACGTAGGAATTTATGCCGGAGATGGACAGATGATCCATTGTGGAAATCCAATTCAGTATACGTCCATTAATTCTGCATACTGGCAGTCTCATTTTTATGCTTTTGGCAGGCCATAA
- a CDS encoding CD1107 family mobile element protein: MKKFHKRAAVFLTAATLAGLPAGAFFYSSPGSLTVWADNVEVESSEESSPEDVDFSDGSEVEIHADPVEQAQEDAGNDVTETPEVGITFTEPEGWQTDTATVKIQVEDTKNTGAFSIAKVEARLSENGGWSDITGNMEVSISSNCSVYVRVTDQNGNTYEQNRYIECFDKTKPTIIAAAKNGILIVQGVDAESGIAALYVNGNEFTELTNNTLNVRLQKADTSYEYFTLQAKDKAGNMSEIYKVGNPYYENPDAVKENTEVSGTEQNAASLPADGTASKPTSATATVTEHQTTNETATAPTEPENTGNETDTEADTGRVQGESSASGMTTGTVQDKGGKEFYTIKTKSDKVFYLIVDKDKTDENVYLLTEVGENDLLNFTDTNMVTLPQNQAIAESALPLETEKITETPEPEVTIIPEEKEEPEKKSNNSGTILLMLLVLAGVCGAYYYWKFMKGRNTSFDYEEDEDDDEEEEDTIREDDEELEEYEMEGEVEDEESEE; this comes from the coding sequence ATGAAGAAATTTCATAAAAGAGCAGCTGTATTTTTAACCGCAGCTACGTTAGCAGGACTTCCGGCAGGAGCTTTCTTTTATAGTTCGCCCGGAAGTCTGACTGTATGGGCAGATAATGTAGAAGTGGAATCATCAGAAGAAAGCAGCCCGGAAGATGTTGATTTTTCAGATGGATCAGAAGTTGAAATTCATGCAGATCCAGTGGAACAGGCACAGGAAGATGCAGGAAATGATGTGACGGAAACACCAGAAGTAGGGATTACCTTTACAGAACCCGAAGGCTGGCAGACAGATACGGCAACCGTAAAAATTCAAGTGGAAGATACAAAGAATACAGGTGCTTTTTCTATTGCAAAAGTAGAAGCAAGACTTTCAGAAAATGGAGGATGGTCAGACATAACCGGAAATATGGAAGTATCCATCTCTTCTAATTGTAGTGTTTATGTGAGAGTTACCGATCAGAATGGAAATACTTATGAGCAGAATCGTTACATAGAGTGTTTTGATAAAACCAAACCAACTATTATTGCGGCTGCGAAGAATGGGATACTGATCGTGCAGGGAGTTGATGCGGAATCGGGAATTGCTGCTTTGTATGTCAATGGAAATGAATTCACAGAACTGACGAATAATACGTTAAATGTCCGTTTGCAAAAAGCGGATACTTCCTATGAATACTTTACCCTGCAGGCAAAAGACAAAGCAGGAAATATGTCAGAGATCTATAAAGTAGGAAACCCTTATTATGAAAATCCAGATGCAGTAAAAGAGAATACAGAGGTTTCCGGAACGGAGCAGAATGCAGCTTCTTTGCCAGCCGATGGAACTGCAAGTAAGCCCACCAGTGCTACGGCAACCGTAACGGAACATCAGACAACGAACGAGACTGCTACTGCACCAACAGAACCAGAAAACACAGGAAATGAAACGGATACAGAAGCAGATACCGGACGGGTGCAGGGAGAAAGTTCTGCTTCCGGCATGACAACAGGAACAGTTCAGGACAAAGGGGGAAAGGAATTTTATACGATCAAGACAAAAAGTGATAAGGTTTTTTATCTGATTGTAGATAAGGATAAAACGGATGAAAATGTTTATCTTCTTACAGAGGTAGGCGAAAATGATCTTTTGAACTTTACGGATACCAACATGGTCACACTTCCACAGAACCAGGCTATTGCAGAATCCGCACTGCCACTTGAAACAGAGAAGATCACAGAGACACCGGAACCAGAAGTTACGATCATACCGGAAGAAAAGGAAGAACCTGAGAAGAAAAGCAATAATTCCGGCACGATTTTATTAATGCTGCTGGTTCTGGCAGGAGTTTGTGGTGCTTACTATTATTGGAAATTTATGAAAGGAAGAAATACTTCTTTTGATTATGAAGAGGACGAGGACGACGATGAGGAGGAAGAAGATACAATTCGTGAGGATGATGAAGAATTAGAAGAATATGAAATGGAAGGTGAAGTAGAAGACGAAGAATCAGAGGAATAA
- a CDS encoding DUF4315 family protein, whose protein sequence is MNIERIKEELARTYVKIEKLQKKARDLEEQKKQAEDMEYLKIIRSNGVSAEELQLMIDISKEEQKKILETREKEQTENEEIS, encoded by the coding sequence TTGAACATTGAACGAATAAAAGAAGAACTTGCAAGAACCTACGTTAAGATTGAAAAGCTACAGAAAAAAGCAAGGGATCTGGAAGAACAGAAGAAACAGGCAGAGGATATGGAGTATCTGAAAATTATCCGAAGCAATGGAGTTTCCGCAGAGGAACTTCAGTTGATGATTGATATCAGCAAGGAGGAACAAAAAAAGATATTGGAAACCAGAGAAAAGGAGCAGACAGAAAATGAAGAAATTTCATAA